In Methanobrevibacter sp., a single window of DNA contains:
- a CDS encoding EhaD family protein: MEFFISIIAIALMVIGAFGIIFLKKPLDKVIMFTILDAGFVLVIVLFKYLDVAMFAALVDPLSTLVFILAIVKINEIRKKKLESGDLHD, from the coding sequence ATGGAGTTTTTCATATCAATAATTGCAATTGCTTTGATGGTAATTGGTGCATTCGGCATAATATTTCTTAAAAAACCTTTGGACAAGGTTATAATGTTTACAATACTGGATGCAGGATTCGTTTTAGTCATCGTTTTATTCAAATATCTGGACGTTGCTATGTTTGCGGCGTTAGTTGATCCGCTGTCAACTTTGGTATTTATCTTGGCAATTGTTAAAATAAATGAAATTAGAAAGAAAAAGCTAGAAAGTGGTGATTTGCATGATTAG
- a CDS encoding DUF2109 domain-containing protein, producing MYVEIIGVIVIFVALRALITRNRAERLLYVNVIGFGVSALITLVINTPFALVVAAAFFICSTISANAIAYTLKRLDDEILLE from the coding sequence ATGTACGTTGAAATTATTGGTGTTATAGTCATATTCGTTGCATTAAGAGCTTTAATTACCAGAAACAGAGCTGAAAGATTATTATATGTTAACGTTATTGGATTTGGAGTTTCAGCCTTGATTACTTTGGTGATTAATACTCCGTTCGCTCTTGTTGTTGCAGCAGCATTCTTTATCTGTTCTACAATCAGTGCGAATGCAATTGCATATACCTTAAAAAGACTAGATGATGAAATACTGTTGGAGTGA
- a CDS encoding energy-converting hydrogenase A subunit A EhaA — protein MFDLVFNTLFFALNSNVYGLANISISSFDVLLAYIVAIIVSILVALVLRIPLLPSKPYRYSFDVSAIYPTPIIAIGILSIFLVLNFTFMYNGIVLAVIIGILSALFVKYLFDFVFPKPLTGDEGEDINE, from the coding sequence ATGTTTGATTTGGTGTTCAATACCTTATTTTTTGCTTTAAACAGTAATGTTTACGGGCTTGCAAATATATCAATTAGTTCATTTGATGTTTTGTTAGCTTATATTGTAGCTATTATTGTTTCAATTTTAGTTGCTTTAGTTTTAAGAATTCCATTACTTCCAAGCAAACCATACAGGTATTCATTTGATGTAAGTGCAATATATCCGACTCCAATAATAGCCATAGGAATTTTATCTATTTTTTTAGTATTGAATTTCACTTTCATGTATAATGGAATAGTATTGGCTGTTATTATCGGGATTTTATCCGCATTGTTTGTGAAATATTTATTTGATTTTGTATTTCCAAAGCCTTTAACTGGAGATGAGGGGGAGGATATTAATGAATGA
- a CDS encoding NAD-dependent epimerase/dehydratase family protein, whose protein sequence is MRNKNILITGGLGFIGSHIANELLDDNQIVIVDNLSTGNLNNINNPNHENLKIIKEDIRNVDLDEVTSDIDYIFHLAAMASVPLSIDKPVECNDINLNATVNLLKSAVDNNVKKIVFSSSSSVYGENKNMPLKESEPLMPMSPYAASKASCELYLRSFYDSYGLNYTVLRYFNVFGPGQDKNSQYAAVIPNFISAMLEGNQPEIYGDGEQTRDFVFVKDIIQANINAAKSDYNGVINIASGKKLSINQLFDIVKRTLGSDLEPKYLPKRAGDIKHSLADTSKMEKINFEIDHNNFEKQLEETINWFKTIL, encoded by the coding sequence ATGAGAAATAAAAATATTTTAATAACTGGAGGACTTGGATTTATAGGTTCACATATTGCAAATGAATTATTGGACGACAATCAAATCGTTATTGTTGATAATTTATCCACAGGCAACCTTAATAACATAAACAATCCAAATCATGAAAATTTAAAAATTATAAAAGAGGACATTCGCAATGTCGATTTAGACGAAGTGACCTCAGATATTGATTACATTTTCCACCTTGCAGCAATGGCGAGCGTTCCGTTAAGCATTGACAAGCCGGTTGAATGCAATGACATAAACCTAAATGCCACCGTAAATCTTTTAAAGTCAGCCGTTGACAACAATGTTAAAAAAATCGTGTTTTCTTCATCATCATCAGTTTATGGTGAAAACAAAAACATGCCATTAAAGGAAAGCGAACCGTTAATGCCAATGTCACCATATGCTGCATCAAAAGCAAGCTGCGAACTGTATTTACGCTCATTTTATGACAGTTATGGCCTAAATTACACAGTACTTAGATATTTCAATGTTTTCGGACCTGGACAGGATAAAAACTCACAGTATGCGGCAGTCATACCTAATTTTATAAGTGCTATGCTTGAAGGAAATCAGCCTGAAATTTACGGCGACGGCGAACAGACCCGAGACTTTGTTTTTGTAAAAGACATTATCCAAGCTAACATCAATGCGGCAAAGTCAGATTACAATGGAGTAATCAACATCGCTTCAGGTAAAAAATTAAGCATTAACCAGTTATTTGATATTGTTAAAAGAACACTTGGCAGTGATTTGGAGCCTAAATATCTTCCTAAAAGAGCAGGTGACATCAAACACTCCCTGGCGGACACTTCAAAAATGGAAAAAATCAATTTTGAAATAGATCACAATAACTTTGAAAAACAGCTTGAAGAAACAATAAACTGGTTTAAAACCATTTTATAG
- a CDS encoding CPBP family intramembrane glutamic endopeptidase — MDKSVTDFNVRLRTIRLRELIVAIIAAIIISGLIMIPVPELYEDDNLLFIVLLSLVLLFFAWCLRGTHGLGQNVRNLFEIKTRNEILYVFAVNLLFAFLFTCLISGIDLLMGFYDPSWISGFDIDTVDITAGAILFEIVSSVIFAPLMEELIFRGVLFNRLKIRVGILPAMLISSFIFGIGHSYGSITSAFLFGICMCILYMKTDNILVPMSVHFINNVVATVLEFTQLDLVIGQMPWLIPATVIALISTVLLVKYIVQETSTLKNRFS, encoded by the coding sequence ATGGATAAAAGTGTAACTGATTTTAATGTACGTCTCAGAACAATAAGACTCAGGGAATTAATTGTCGCAATCATAGCTGCAATCATTATTTCAGGACTGATAATGATTCCAGTTCCAGAACTTTATGAAGATGACAACCTACTTTTTATTGTATTGCTCTCACTGGTGCTGCTTTTCTTCGCATGGTGTTTGAGAGGCACACACGGACTTGGCCAAAATGTCAGGAACCTGTTTGAAATTAAAACCAGAAATGAAATACTGTACGTATTTGCAGTCAATCTGCTTTTTGCATTTTTATTTACATGTTTGATATCCGGAATTGACTTATTGATGGGATTCTATGACCCATCATGGATTTCAGGATTTGACATTGATACCGTGGACATTACTGCCGGAGCAATACTTTTTGAAATTGTCTCATCCGTGATTTTTGCCCCGCTTATGGAAGAGCTGATATTTAGAGGAGTTCTTTTCAACAGACTTAAAATAAGAGTTGGAATACTCCCTGCAATGCTAATTTCTTCATTTATTTTTGGTATCGGGCACAGCTACGGTTCAATTACAAGCGCATTCCTATTCGGAATATGCATGTGTATCTTATACATGAAAACAGACAATATCCTTGTTCCTATGAGTGTTCACTTTATAAACAATGTTGTTGCTACAGTACTTGAATTCACACAGCTTGATTTGGTAATCGGACAGATGCCCTGGCTGATACCTGCAACAGTCATTGCACTGATATCAACAGTTCTGCTTGTAAAATATATCGTTCAGGAAACAAGCACACTTAAAAATAGATTCAGTTAA
- a CDS encoding cupin domain-containing protein, which yields MNEYNKDIGNRIRELRELSDITIKEIADDLNIKQETYIQYENGEVDIPASFLYELAHIFKVDLGLLLTGEESRMSIFDVTRADKGVSVDRRKEYTHQNLCSKFIHKQAETFLVTVDPEKNPVPSLNSHPGQEFNYVLEGSLKIYIHNNEIILNEGDCIFFDSAHRHAMVALNDKPAKFLAVII from the coding sequence ATGAATGAATACAACAAAGATATTGGAAATAGAATTAGAGAACTACGAGAACTATCAGACATTACAATTAAAGAGATTGCTGATGATTTGAACATTAAACAAGAAACTTATATCCAATATGAAAACGGAGAAGTAGACATTCCGGCAAGTTTCTTATATGAACTTGCACACATCTTTAAAGTTGATTTAGGATTATTATTAACTGGTGAAGAAAGCAGAATGAGCATTTTTGATGTTACCCGTGCAGACAAAGGGGTTTCAGTTGACAGAAGAAAAGAATATACTCATCAAAACCTATGTTCTAAATTCATTCACAAACAGGCCGAAACCTTCCTTGTAACAGTGGATCCTGAAAAAAATCCTGTGCCTTCACTTAACTCACACCCAGGTCAAGAATTCAATTATGTATTAGAAGGTTCCCTAAAGATTTATATTCACAATAACGAAATTATCTTGAACGAAGGAGACTGCATCTTCTTCGATTCAGCACACAGACACGCTATGGTAGCACTTAACGACAAACCCGCTAAATTTTTAGCAGTAATAATATAA
- a CDS encoding AMP-binding protein, giving the protein MTSLIGNFVNRVDYNSYEDFYENFKLTYEDDYNFGFDVVDKYAEIDPDKIALIWTNDNDENHTFTFKDMKEYSNKVANLFKSLGIKKGDAVMLTLKNRYEFWFCMVALHKIGAIAIPGTHMLKLHDIDFRIKEANVKMVVSVEEDSLLPDYEAAEKSLGIEIPKLAIETDREGWINFNKAFEEQSPEFERPTGEDATNAEEIFLIYFTSGTSGLPKMVSHKHTYSLGHIPTAKYWHNVIEDGIHHTAADTGWGKAVWGNLYGQWIAGTGIFIYDYERFNGIKLLEKIIENKVDTFCAPPTIYRFIIKENIEGYDLSNLKYVTTAGEPLPPEVSEKFFELSGLRIKEGFGQTETTLSIGTFIWLDAKVGSIGKPSPLFNLELLDEDHNKVEIGDEGELCFKMNDGPNPGLFKDYVNDEEKYKKQIHHGYYHCGDTAWVDEDGYVHFVGRNDDIIKSSGYRIGPYEVESAVLSHEAVSNCAITAYPDEVRGQIVKATIILQPGFEPSDSLTKDIQNHVKRVTAPYKYPRMIEYVDEIPETISGKIRRVEIRENDNKNR; this is encoded by the coding sequence ATGACATCATTAATAGGAAATTTTGTTAATAGAGTTGACTACAACTCTTATGAAGACTTTTATGAAAACTTCAAGCTAACATATGAAGACGATTACAACTTCGGATTCGATGTGGTAGACAAATATGCGGAAATCGATCCGGATAAAATAGCTTTAATATGGACTAACGACAATGATGAAAATCATACCTTCACTTTCAAGGACATGAAAGAATATTCCAATAAAGTGGCTAACTTATTTAAAAGTTTAGGAATTAAAAAGGGCGACGCAGTAATGCTCACCTTAAAAAACAGGTATGAATTCTGGTTCTGTATGGTTGCACTTCACAAAATCGGTGCAATAGCCATTCCAGGAACACACATGTTAAAACTTCATGATATTGACTTCAGGATAAAAGAAGCTAATGTTAAAATGGTAGTTTCAGTGGAAGAGGATTCCCTATTGCCGGATTACGAAGCAGCTGAAAAATCATTAGGAATTGAAATACCTAAACTGGCAATTGAAACCGATAGAGAAGGATGGATTAACTTTAACAAAGCTTTTGAAGAACAAAGTCCTGAATTTGAAAGACCTACAGGAGAAGATGCGACAAATGCTGAAGAGATCTTTTTAATATACTTCACTTCAGGAACCAGCGGACTTCCGAAAATGGTTTCACACAAGCATACCTACTCCTTAGGACATATTCCAACAGCAAAATACTGGCATAATGTTATTGAAGACGGAATTCACCACACTGCTGCAGATACCGGTTGGGGAAAAGCAGTTTGGGGAAACCTTTACGGACAATGGATTGCCGGAACAGGAATATTCATTTATGATTACGAAAGGTTTAATGGAATCAAATTGCTTGAAAAGATTATAGAAAATAAGGTGGACACCTTCTGTGCCCCTCCAACAATTTACAGATTCATCATTAAAGAAAATATCGAAGGATATGACCTTTCAAACTTAAAATACGTTACAACCGCCGGAGAGCCTTTACCTCCGGAAGTATCCGAAAAGTTCTTTGAACTTTCAGGACTCAGAATCAAGGAAGGATTCGGTCAAACCGAAACCACACTGTCCATTGGAACATTCATATGGCTGGATGCTAAAGTGGGTTCAATAGGTAAGCCTTCCCCGTTATTCAATTTAGAGTTATTGGACGAAGACCACAATAAAGTGGAAATCGGTGATGAAGGAGAACTTTGTTTCAAGATGAATGACGGACCTAATCCGGGATTGTTCAAGGACTATGTAAACGATGAGGAAAAATACAAAAAGCAAATCCACCACGGATATTACCACTGCGGAGATACCGCATGGGTGGATGAGGACGGATACGTTCACTTTGTCGGAAGAAACGACGACATCATCAAATCTTCAGGTTACCGTATAGGACCTTATGAAGTAGAAAGTGCAGTATTGTCTCACGAAGCAGTTTCAAACTGCGCAATTACCGCTTATCCTGATGAAGTAAGAGGCCAAATCGTAAAAGCAACAATCATATTGCAACCTGGCTTTGAACCATCAGATTCTTTAACTAAAGACATTCAAAATCATGTTAAAAGAGTTACAGCTCCTTATAAATACCCAAGAATGATTGAATATGTGGATGAAATCCCTGAAACAATCAGTGGTAAAATAAGAAGAGTTGAAATCAGAGAAAACGATAATAAAAATAGATGA
- a CDS encoding 4Fe-4S dicluster domain-containing protein — translation MTEEISYPVINKEICKGCMRCIVGCPQNAILLSEDMNNAGYQFAYYSGSGCTGCKDCYFTCPEPLGLEVHQVKNIVNDSVAKMIKAKVANQGGN, via the coding sequence ATGACAGAAGAGATATCTTATCCAGTTATCAATAAAGAAATCTGCAAAGGCTGTATGAGATGTATAGTCGGATGTCCTCAAAATGCAATATTACTATCAGAAGACATGAACAACGCAGGATATCAATTTGCATATTATAGTGGAAGTGGCTGTACAGGATGTAAAGACTGTTACTTTACCTGTCCTGAGCCATTAGGACTAGAAGTACATCAAGTGAAAAATATTGTTAATGATTCAGTAGCAAAAATGATTAAGGCTAAAGTAGCTAATCAAGGGGGAAACTAA
- a CDS encoding 3-methyl-2-oxobutanoate dehydrogenase subunit VorB: MSNQMVKGNTAVIIGAMYAGCDCFFGYPITPASEILHEASKYFPMVGRNFVQAESEEASINMVYGASGTGHRVMTASSGPGISLMQEGFTYLAGAELPAVIVDIMRAGPGLGNIGPEQGDYNQIVKGGGHGNYRNIVLAPNSVQEMCDLTMKAFELADKWRNPVVVLADGTLGQMAEPVEFPKEAIKPEIDESWAVRGNKETMENLITSIFNDFNDLEDFNFKLQEKYAKIDAEEVIVDEYQVDDADIVLISYGISSRIARSAVDKSRTKGLKVGLLRPVTLSPFPTNRIKELADKGVEFISVEMSNGQLLADVQFAALRREGTHLVNRMGGNLIELKHVLAKIYEIAGLDEEIDTSKRSEEKASPNIID, from the coding sequence ATGAGCAATCAAATGGTTAAGGGAAATACTGCTGTTATCATTGGTGCAATGTATGCGGGATGTGACTGCTTCTTCGGATACCCGATTACTCCTGCAAGTGAAATCCTACACGAAGCATCAAAATATTTCCCGATGGTTGGAAGAAACTTTGTACAGGCTGAAAGTGAAGAAGCATCAATCAACATGGTTTACGGTGCATCAGGAACCGGTCACAGAGTAATGACCGCATCATCAGGACCTGGAATCAGTTTAATGCAGGAAGGTTTCACATATCTTGCAGGTGCGGAATTGCCTGCAGTTATTGTTGACATCATGAGAGCAGGACCTGGACTTGGAAACATCGGACCTGAACAGGGAGACTACAATCAAATCGTCAAAGGAGGAGGTCACGGTAACTACAGAAACATCGTCCTTGCTCCAAACAGCGTTCAGGAAATGTGTGACCTGACCATGAAGGCATTTGAACTTGCAGACAAATGGAGAAACCCTGTTGTAGTATTGGCTGACGGTACATTAGGTCAGATGGCAGAACCTGTTGAATTCCCAAAAGAAGCTATTAAACCTGAAATTGACGAATCATGGGCAGTGAGAGGAAATAAAGAGACTATGGAAAACCTCATCACTTCAATTTTCAATGACTTCAATGACCTGGAAGACTTCAACTTCAAGCTTCAGGAAAAATATGCAAAAATCGACGCTGAAGAGGTTATTGTCGATGAATATCAAGTCGATGACGCTGACATTGTTCTGATTTCATATGGTATCAGCAGCCGTATTGCAAGATCAGCTGTTGACAAAAGCCGTACAAAAGGCTTGAAAGTTGGACTTTTAAGACCTGTAACATTATCACCGTTCCCAACCAATAGAATCAAAGAACTGGCTGATAAAGGTGTTGAATTCATATCAGTTGAAATGAGTAACGGACAACTCTTGGCTGATGTTCAGTTTGCTGCATTAAGAAGGGAAGGAACCCATCTTGTCAACAGAATGGGCGGAAACCTTATTGAACTTAAACATGTATTGGCTAAGATTTATGAAATTGCAGGCTTAGACGAAGAAATTGATACTTCAAAAAGAAGTGAAGAGAAGGCTAGCCCAAATATAATTGATTAA
- a CDS encoding 2-oxoacid:acceptor oxidoreductase family protein: protein MSEQQNKDYEEQVRRNPQSLLEEYPRKGTNIQSTHYCAGCGHGIIHKLIAECMDELGIQERCVMISPVGCSVYAYFYFNCGNFQTAHGRAPAVATGISRAEDNAIVMSYQGDGDLASIGLNETLQAANRGEKIAVFFVNNTVYGMTGGQMAPTTLIGEKTVTCQTGRDPDYAGHPTHMCELINTLKAPVFIERVSLANPLKIRLAKYAIKQALTVQKEGKGYSFVEILSPCPTNLKQDVKRAQEFIENQMEKEFPVKNFRNNLYKKDPVVRPESDFTTESLDKIFNVNRGEGSGYVDEDIEPVSIKVSGFGGQGVLSAGLTIAQAACAEGKHVSWYPSYGPEQRGGKSNCSVVISNETIGTPVVDDIDILIALNKPSLEQFSQDVKEGGTILYDAHIGEFETDRDVNVIAMPCVDIAEEHGNARTANTALLGALTELSTVLKRESYENAIREMFASKPKVIDVNIDVLEAGAEWIKNNS, encoded by the coding sequence ATGAGTGAACAACAAAATAAAGATTATGAAGAACAGGTACGTAGAAATCCACAATCCCTTTTAGAAGAGTATCCTAGAAAAGGAACTAACATTCAATCCACTCACTACTGTGCCGGTTGTGGACACGGTATCATACACAAATTGATTGCGGAATGTATGGATGAGCTCGGAATCCAGGAAAGATGTGTGATGATTTCACCGGTAGGATGCTCAGTTTACGCATACTTTTACTTTAACTGCGGAAACTTCCAGACAGCTCACGGAAGAGCACCTGCAGTAGCTACAGGTATTTCAAGAGCTGAAGACAATGCAATTGTCATGAGCTATCAAGGAGACGGAGACCTTGCTTCCATCGGTTTGAATGAAACCCTTCAGGCTGCAAATCGTGGAGAAAAGATTGCAGTATTCTTTGTAAACAACACAGTTTACGGAATGACCGGAGGACAAATGGCTCCGACCACACTGATCGGTGAAAAAACAGTTACATGTCAAACCGGAAGAGATCCTGACTATGCAGGACACCCTACCCACATGTGCGAGTTAATCAACACTCTTAAAGCGCCTGTATTCATTGAAAGGGTATCCCTTGCAAACCCCTTGAAAATCAGGCTTGCAAAATATGCAATCAAACAGGCATTGACCGTTCAAAAAGAAGGAAAAGGATATTCATTTGTCGAAATATTGTCACCTTGTCCTACAAACTTAAAACAGGACGTCAAACGTGCACAGGAATTTATTGAAAATCAGATGGAAAAAGAGTTCCCGGTCAAAAACTTCAGAAACAACCTCTACAAAAAGGACCCTGTCGTCAGACCTGAAAGCGACTTTACAACAGAATCCCTTGACAAAATATTCAACGTCAACAGAGGGGAAGGTTCAGGATATGTCGATGAGGACATTGAACCTGTAAGCATCAAGGTTTCAGGATTCGGTGGTCAGGGAGTTTTAAGTGCCGGTTTAACAATTGCCCAAGCCGCATGTGCTGAAGGAAAACATGTTTCATGGTATCCTAGCTACGGTCCTGAACAGAGAGGTGGAAAATCCAACTGTTCTGTTGTAATTTCAAACGAAACAATAGGAACTCCCGTAGTTGATGATATTGATATTCTTATTGCTTTAAACAAACCTTCACTAGAACAGTTCTCACAGGATGTTAAAGAAGGCGGAACAATACTCTACGATGCACATATCGGAGAGTTTGAAACCGACAGGGACGTTAACGTTATTGCAATGCCTTGTGTGGATATTGCAGAGGAACATGGAAACGCAAGAACTGCAAATACTGCACTTCTCGGTGCATTAACTGAATTAAGCACTGTCTTAAAACGTGAAAGTTATGAAAATGCTATTCGTGAAATGTTTGCATCCAAACCAAAAGTCATTGATGTGAACATTGATGTTTTAGAAGCGGGAGCAGAATGGATTAAAAACAATTCATAG
- the gatD gene encoding Glu-tRNA(Gln) amidotransferase subunit GatD produces MTYKENSEKYIENYGLSIGDTIKVNKDDITYTGILLDRPEDADDGYLVIKLSSGYNIGVAIEGTTAELVEKGDKPKIGYDAEEIPTDPNKQNISIVSTGGTVSSVIDYRTGAVHPKFTASDLVKANPELLDYANYNVKALYNILSEDMKPEYWVKAAEEIANDISDGADGVVIAHGTDTMHYTSAALSFMLKTPVPIIITGAQRSSDRPSSDANINLIDSVIAAKSDIAEVCVCMHGSLNDKFTYLHKGTKVRKMHTSRRDTFRSINAQPIAKIENKKVNVNPDYSYTKRGDNELELNTSIEEKVGLIKSFPGISKDYIEYHIDKGYKGIVIEGTGLGHVPNDLIDSFKRAQDENIPVVMTSQCLYGRVNMNVYSTGRNIIDAGVISGRDMTPETTYVKLCWALGQSDNYEEVKEIMQTNIAGEFSEKSTIRDFLN; encoded by the coding sequence ATGACATATAAAGAAAACAGTGAAAAATATATTGAAAATTACGGTTTAAGTATAGGGGACACCATTAAAGTCAACAAAGATGACATCACCTATACCGGTATTTTACTTGACAGGCCGGAAGACGCCGATGACGGATACCTGGTTATCAAACTGTCAAGCGGATATAACATTGGTGTGGCTATCGAAGGCACCACCGCCGAACTTGTCGAAAAAGGAGACAAACCAAAAATAGGTTATGATGCAGAGGAAATTCCAACAGACCCTAACAAGCAAAACATCTCAATAGTATCAACCGGAGGAACAGTATCTTCCGTTATTGACTACCGTACAGGAGCGGTTCACCCTAAATTTACAGCATCAGACCTTGTTAAGGCAAATCCTGAACTGCTGGATTATGCAAACTACAACGTCAAGGCTTTGTATAATATCTTAAGTGAAGATATGAAACCTGAATACTGGGTAAAAGCTGCTGAAGAAATAGCAAATGACATTTCTGATGGTGCCGACGGAGTGGTTATAGCTCACGGTACCGATACAATGCATTATACCTCTGCGGCATTGAGTTTCATGCTGAAAACTCCTGTTCCAATCATCATTACCGGAGCTCAGAGAAGTTCAGACAGACCTTCAAGTGATGCCAACATCAATCTGATCGATTCAGTGATAGCTGCAAAATCCGACATTGCAGAAGTCTGCGTATGCATGCACGGAAGCTTAAATGACAAATTTACTTACCTACACAAGGGAACAAAGGTAAGAAAAATGCACACTTCAAGAAGAGACACCTTCAGAAGCATCAATGCACAGCCAATAGCCAAAATCGAAAATAAAAAAGTTAATGTCAATCCGGATTACAGCTATACAAAACGTGGAGACAACGAACTGGAACTGAATACATCCATTGAAGAAAAAGTAGGACTGATCAAAAGCTTCCCTGGAATATCAAAGGATTACATTGAATATCACATTGACAAAGGATATAAAGGAATTGTAATTGAAGGAACCGGTCTCGGACATGTTCCAAATGACCTGATTGATTCATTTAAAAGAGCTCAGGACGAAAACATTCCTGTCGTCATGACTTCACAGTGCCTTTACGGAAGAGTCAACATGAACGTTTACTCCACCGGACGTAACATCATTGATGCAGGAGTTATTTCAGGCCGTGACATGACCCCTGAGACAACCTATGTCAAATTATGCTGGGCATTAGGTCAAAGTGACAATTACGAAGAAGTTAAAGAGATTATGCAGACAAATATTGCAGGCGAGTTTTCTGAAAAATCCACAATCAGGGATTTCTTGAATTAA